One region of Bacillus zhangzhouensis genomic DNA includes:
- a CDS encoding SpoIIIAH-like family protein: MLKKQTVWLLTMLSLVVVLSVYYIMSPQGENAVTVEDTKSKGTEEQKAETEKGTDKGMEKGADKKSTDKETNGKQEDIETSGEEGKAVSEQTDDELFTTYRLELEDKRSKQREEFNEIVSSDDATAQEKSEAYDQMTALSEAEGTERQLETLIKTKGYKDALVSAEGDKVSITVRSDKKSKSQAADIIDMVTKEMRGLDNVAVTFEPSNQ, translated from the coding sequence ATGTTAAAAAAACAAACGGTTTGGCTCTTAACGATGCTAAGTTTAGTTGTCGTATTAAGTGTGTACTATATCATGTCTCCACAGGGTGAAAATGCAGTGACAGTAGAAGATACGAAATCAAAAGGGACTGAAGAGCAAAAGGCTGAAACAGAAAAAGGGACGGACAAAGGAATGGAAAAAGGCGCTGATAAGAAATCCACTGACAAAGAAACAAACGGCAAACAAGAGGATATTGAAACAAGTGGTGAAGAAGGAAAGGCTGTGTCAGAGCAAACAGACGATGAGCTTTTTACAACATACAGACTAGAGCTTGAAGATAAACGAAGCAAGCAGCGCGAAGAATTCAACGAAATTGTCTCCAGTGACGATGCAACAGCACAAGAAAAAAGTGAAGCATACGATCAAATGACAGCGCTTAGTGAAGCAGAAGGAACTGAGCGTCAGCTCGAGACCTTGATCAAAACAAAAGGTTATAAAGATGCGCTCGTAAGTGCTGAAGGAGATAAAGTGAGCATCACGGTTCGATCGGATAAAAAATCAAAGTCTCAAGCGGCCGATATTATTGATATGGTCACAAAAGAAATGAGAGGGCTTGATAACGTAGCTGTCACTTTTGAGCCCAGTAATCAATAA
- the spoIIIAE gene encoding stage III sporulation protein AE: MKRMTAVMGLMLCFWLIAPIAGAEEKEPLSNEQPAAQEVANGQADALELHSISDFWETILDEYGGFLPESQKGTVREMIDGDKELSPQTWLKAFVHYLFHEIIANGKLLGTLILLTIFCSLLQLLQNAFEQSTVSKVAYALVYMVLIILALNSFHVAISYATEAIQTMTSFILALIPLLLALIASSGGLVSAGFFHPVILFLMNTSGVFIQYVVLPLIFLSAILSIISTLTEQYKVTQLAQLLRNVAIGGLAVFLTVFLGVISVQGASAAITDGIALRTAKFITGNFIPVLGRMFTDATDTVISASVLLKNTVGLVGVAILISIAAFPAIKVLSLALIYKLAAAILQPLGGGPIISCLDVISKSVLYIFAALAVVSLMFFLSITVIITAGNLTMMMK; the protein is encoded by the coding sequence ATGAAACGGATGACCGCTGTAATGGGATTGATGCTTTGCTTTTGGCTGATTGCTCCGATTGCAGGGGCGGAAGAAAAAGAACCTTTATCTAATGAACAGCCAGCAGCACAAGAAGTAGCGAATGGACAGGCTGATGCACTTGAGCTTCATTCCATCAGTGATTTTTGGGAAACCATATTGGACGAGTATGGCGGCTTTTTGCCAGAAAGCCAAAAGGGCACAGTGAGGGAAATGATTGACGGCGATAAAGAGCTGTCTCCCCAGACATGGCTGAAAGCCTTTGTACATTATCTATTTCACGAGATCATTGCAAACGGAAAGCTCCTAGGTACCCTGATTTTGCTCACCATCTTTTGTTCGCTTTTGCAGCTTTTGCAAAATGCCTTTGAACAAAGCACCGTCAGCAAAGTTGCATATGCTCTTGTTTATATGGTGCTGATTATTCTTGCACTTAACAGCTTTCATGTGGCGATTTCCTATGCCACAGAAGCCATTCAAACGATGACCAGTTTTATTCTTGCTCTTATTCCTCTTTTACTAGCGCTTATTGCTTCATCAGGCGGACTTGTCTCAGCCGGATTCTTTCATCCCGTTATTTTATTTTTAATGAACACGAGCGGTGTTTTCATTCAGTATGTCGTTCTCCCGCTCATCTTTTTATCAGCAATATTGAGCATTATCAGTACGCTGACCGAACAATACAAGGTCACCCAGCTTGCCCAGCTGTTAAGAAATGTGGCAATTGGCGGGCTTGCCGTGTTTTTAACTGTTTTTCTCGGCGTCATTTCCGTTCAGGGTGCATCTGCGGCCATTACTGATGGAATCGCTCTTCGTACAGCCAAATTCATTACCGGAAACTTCATCCCTGTCCTCGGCAGAATGTTTACAGATGCGACGGATACCGTGATCAGCGCCTCTGTTTTACTCAAAAATACGGTCGGACTAGTTGGGGTCGCCATTTTAATTTCAATTGCCGCCTTTCCGGCGATTAAAGTACTCTCGTTAGCCCTTATCTATAAGCTTGCTGCCGCCATCCTTCAGCCGTTAGGGGGCGGACCCATCATCAGCTGTCTTGATGTCATTTCAAAAAGTGTGCTGTATATATTTGCCGCACTGGCTGTTGTATCGCTCATGTTCTTTTTAAGCATTACCGTCATCATCACTGCGGGGAACCTGACCATGATGATGAAGTAA
- the spoIIIAB gene encoding stage III sporulation protein SpoIIIAB produces the protein MLKLIGAIFIVAATTWGGFEFAKRYSDRPKQIRQLRFALQSLEAEIMYGQTPLARAAEQIAAQVGPPVNQLFEQFAENLKVGTFSARHAWNESLEDVWKKTVLKKGEYEAMKHFGETLGQHDVTSQQKYIKLALGHLESEEKEAEVAQAKNEKMVRSLGFLSGLLLILLLM, from the coding sequence ATGTTAAAGCTCATTGGCGCTATTTTCATTGTCGCGGCCACGACTTGGGGAGGATTCGAGTTTGCCAAACGATATAGCGACAGACCTAAACAAATTCGGCAGCTGCGGTTTGCTCTCCAGTCTCTTGAAGCAGAAATTATGTATGGCCAAACCCCTTTAGCGCGGGCGGCAGAGCAAATTGCAGCGCAGGTAGGTCCTCCTGTGAATCAGCTGTTTGAACAATTTGCAGAAAATCTGAAAGTGGGGACTTTTTCTGCACGCCATGCATGGAACGAAAGTCTTGAGGATGTTTGGAAAAAAACCGTATTGAAAAAAGGTGAATATGAGGCGATGAAGCACTTTGGGGAAACACTTGGCCAGCATGATGTCACTTCTCAGCAAAAGTATATCAAGCTTGCTTTAGGCCATTTGGAATCAGAGGAGAAAGAAGCAGAAGTCGCCCAAGCGAAAAATGAAAAAATGGTCAGAAGCCTCGGGTTTTTAAGCGGATTACTACTGATTCTTTTATTGATGTGA
- the spoIIIAG gene encoding stage III sporulation protein AG, protein MNNKDWKQKLKSFFQPPEKGEGKPKLTKHHYLLLVFIIGVSFMLVSQLLSPPSSKQQAAVPASKKTSSEEQEVFKPASSGKPKNSIEDVEREYENQLKEILETIIGVEDVSIVVNVDATSLKVFEKNKSNKSTTTEETDKEGGVRSVTDQTKEEEIVIIKNGNEETPVVVQTKKPEIRGVLVVAQGVDNVQIKKTIIEAVTRVLDVPSHRVAVAPKKIKEDSE, encoded by the coding sequence ATGAATAACAAGGACTGGAAACAAAAGCTGAAATCATTCTTCCAGCCGCCTGAAAAAGGTGAAGGGAAACCCAAATTAACGAAGCACCATTACTTGCTGCTTGTATTCATTATCGGCGTATCTTTCATGTTAGTCAGTCAGCTCTTGTCACCGCCATCAAGCAAACAACAAGCTGCGGTTCCGGCTTCTAAAAAAACATCCTCAGAAGAGCAGGAGGTATTCAAACCGGCATCTTCAGGTAAACCAAAGAATTCAATTGAGGACGTGGAACGAGAATACGAAAATCAGCTGAAAGAAATTTTAGAGACCATCATCGGTGTTGAGGATGTATCAATTGTGGTCAATGTAGATGCAACGTCTTTAAAAGTGTTTGAAAAAAACAAATCCAATAAAAGTACAACGACCGAGGAAACAGATAAAGAAGGCGGCGTGCGAAGTGTCACCGATCAAACAAAAGAAGAAGAAATCGTCATCATCAAAAATGGCAATGAAGAAACACCGGTCGTTGTTCAAACGAAAAAACCAGAAATTCGAGGTGTCCTCGTTGTTGCTCAAGGAGTAGACAACGTTCAAATAAAGAAAACCATCATTGAAGCGGTTACACGAGTGCTTGATGTACCAAGCCATAGAGTGGCTGTTGCCCCTAAAAAAATCAAGGAGGATTCGGAATGA
- the spoIIIAC gene encoding stage III sporulation protein AC translates to MGVDVNVIFQIAGVGIVVAFLHTILDQMGKKEYAQWVTLLGFIYILFMVATIVDDLFKKIKAVFLFQG, encoded by the coding sequence ATGGGCGTTGATGTAAACGTCATTTTTCAAATTGCCGGAGTAGGTATCGTCGTGGCCTTTCTCCATACGATTTTAGACCAAATGGGGAAGAAAGAGTATGCTCAGTGGGTGACGCTGCTTGGGTTTATCTACATTTTGTTTATGGTGGCAACCATTGTAGACGATTTGTTTAAAAAGATTAAAGCCGTATTTCTATTTCAAGGATAG
- the spoIIIAD gene encoding stage III sporulation protein AD, whose product MGEGLQIEIIQIVGLGLIATFLALIVKEQKPTFAFMLVVFTGCVIFLYLIDQIYAMISMIEKIAASAGVNMKYVETILKIIGIAYIAEFGAQLTKDAGQGAIASKIELGGKILILVMAVPILTVIIETILGMIPSMT is encoded by the coding sequence ATAGGGGAGGGCTTACAAATCGAAATCATACAAATTGTTGGACTTGGTTTAATCGCTACTTTTTTAGCATTAATCGTCAAAGAACAAAAGCCAACTTTCGCTTTTATGCTTGTGGTTTTTACCGGATGTGTGATTTTCCTTTATTTGATTGATCAAATCTATGCCATGATCTCGATGATTGAAAAAATTGCAGCAAGTGCCGGTGTCAATATGAAGTATGTTGAAACCATATTGAAGATCATTGGCATTGCTTATATTGCGGAATTTGGCGCTCAGCTGACGAAGGATGCTGGACAAGGCGCCATTGCATCAAAAATAGAGCTAGGCGGCAAGATTCTCATTTTGGTGATGGCAGTCCCGATTTTAACAGTCATCATTGAGACGATCTTAGGAATGATTCCGTCCATGACGTAA
- the accB gene encoding acetyl-CoA carboxylase biotin carboxyl carrier protein, protein MLKIEEIHELIKLIDDSTIDEFTYENEGAKIKLKKNKEVVQQVEAQAPVAPVQSAPAQQAPKAQAPAQTEAPAQEASASENLHKITSPMVGTFYASSSPEADPYVTTGSKVKENTVVCIVEAMKLFNEIEAEVNGEIVEVLVENGQLVEFGQPLFLVKAE, encoded by the coding sequence ATGTTAAAAATTGAAGAAATTCATGAACTGATTAAATTAATTGACGACTCTACAATCGATGAATTTACGTACGAAAACGAAGGTGCAAAAATCAAACTGAAGAAAAATAAAGAAGTCGTTCAGCAAGTTGAGGCACAAGCACCAGTGGCTCCTGTCCAATCAGCTCCAGCTCAACAAGCTCCAAAAGCACAAGCTCCAGCTCAGACCGAAGCCCCTGCACAAGAGGCATCTGCGTCTGAAAATCTGCATAAAATCACATCCCCAATGGTTGGTACATTTTATGCTTCCTCTTCACCAGAAGCAGATCCATACGTGACAACAGGTTCTAAGGTGAAAGAAAACACTGTTGTATGTATCGTGGAAGCGATGAAACTGTTTAATGAAATCGAAGCAGAAGTAAACGGCGAAATCGTCGAAGTATTAGTTGAAAACGGCCAGCTTGTAGAATTCGGACAACCCCTCTTTCTAGTGAAAGCAGAGTAA
- the spoIIIAF gene encoding stage III sporulation protein AF → MSFLTEWITSIIVFILFAIVIDLLLPNSSMQKYAKMVVSLLLIVVMLNPIFALFRADPDQIFSEMMKGKEQAQSEEIKNQMNLEKKEIQASQRAYILKQMAVQLEKSAKEPLKKESYEMKHVEVLADEEHLDQNMETDQFRIKAVISPLTGDAVETVAKVDIDLSRPKEESAGSSSKEITRVKETLADVWNTSPEHIALNIEGGDAADHE, encoded by the coding sequence TTGAGCTTTCTCACGGAATGGATCACAAGTATTATTGTCTTTATCTTATTTGCAATTGTCATTGATCTTCTGCTTCCCAATTCGAGCATGCAAAAGTATGCAAAAATGGTCGTCAGTCTGCTGCTAATCGTGGTGATGCTTAATCCGATTTTTGCTTTATTTCGAGCAGATCCTGACCAAATTTTTTCAGAAATGATGAAAGGGAAGGAACAAGCGCAGTCTGAAGAAATAAAAAATCAGATGAATTTAGAAAAAAAAGAAATACAAGCCTCTCAGCGTGCATATATTTTAAAGCAAATGGCTGTCCAACTAGAAAAAAGCGCAAAGGAGCCGCTGAAGAAGGAGAGCTATGAAATGAAACACGTAGAAGTGCTGGCTGATGAGGAGCATCTGGATCAGAATATGGAGACGGATCAATTTCGCATCAAAGCAGTTATTTCCCCGCTCACAGGTGATGCTGTAGAAACGGTGGCGAAGGTGGACATTGATCTCTCCAGGCCAAAGGAGGAAAGCGCTGGATCGTCCAGCAAAGAGATCACGAGGGTGAAAGAGACACTTGCTGATGTGTGGAATACGAGTCCTGAGCACATCGCGCTGAACATTGAGGGAGGTGACGCAGCAGATCATGAATAA